A region of Theileria annulata chromosome 2, complete sequence, *** SEQUENCING IN PROGRESS *** DNA encodes the following proteins:
- a CDS encoding ubiquitin,putative (Possible signal sequence and apicoplast target sequence present;~Apicoplast targetting peptide predicted by the PlasmoAP tool;~Signal peptide predicted for TA11575 by SignalP 2.0 HMM (Signal peptide probability 0.662, signal anchor probability 0.020) with cleavage site probability 0.440 between residues 21 and 22), giving the protein MEVYIVFFLYMYLGMISCVRRSQPSNNLIINSLNRIFKISGDIKKIGDIKRCLKEEHGYHDHEILSNDRILNEDELYSEEKHKKLYTVSKIRGGLNISVQTMQGKRIQLQVSQNETVLDLKNKLEKEQTIPVDQQRLIFDGKLLENGKTIADYGIKDNAVLQLVLRLRGG; this is encoded by the exons ATGGAAGTTTATATAgtattttttttatatatgtaCCTGGGCATGATATCATGTGTAAGAAGAAGCCAACCCTCAAACAATCTCATTATAAACTCCCTCAATA gaatatttaaaataagtGGAGATATAAAGAAGATAGGAGATATAAAACGCTGTTTAAAAGAGGAACATGGATATCATGACCACGAAATTTTATCAAACGATAGGATTCTGAATGAAGATGAATTATATTCAGAG gaAAAACacaaaaaattatacacaGTTTCAAAAATTAGAGGAGGATTGAACATTTCAGTCCAAACAATGCAAG GAAAGAGAATACAATTACAAGTATCGCAAAATGAAACAGTACTcgatttaaaaaacaaattgGAAAAAGAACAAACGATTCCAGTGGACCAACAGAGACTCATATTTGATGGAAAACTTCTAGAGAACGGAAAAACAATTGCAGACTACGGAATCAAA gATAATGCAGTGTTACAACTAGTTTTAAGGCTTAGAGGTGGATAG
- a CDS encoding ADP/ATP transporter, putative (4 probable transmembrane helices predicted for TA11570 by TMHMM2.0 at aa 112-134, 169-191, 211-232 and 271-293), with amino-acid sequence MEVNKNFLVDFLMGGVSAAISKTAVAPIERVKMLIQTQDSIPDIKSGKVPRYSGILNCFARVSKEQGVTSLWRGNLANVIRYFPTQAFNFAFKDYFKRMFPKYNQKTDFWKFFGANLASGGLAGASSLLIVYPLDFARTRLASDVGKGAKREFTGLLDCLLKIQRSTGVLSLYKGFLVSVQGIVVYRGAYFGMYDSAKTVFFGENEKNANIFFKWSIAQSVTIMAGLASYPLDTVRRRMMMMSGKKATSEIMYANSLDCFVKMMKHEGLGGFYKGAFANILRGMGGALVLVFYDELQKLLK; translated from the coding sequence ATGGAggtaaataaaaattttcttgTCGACTTTCTCATGGGTGGTGTTTCAGCTGCGATTTCTAAAACCGCAGTGGCTCCCATCGAGAGAGTAAAGATGTTGATCCAGACACAAGACTCTATTCCTGACATTAAGAGTGGAAAGGTCCCTAGATATTCCGGAATATTAAACTGTTTTGCCAGAGTTTCAAAGGAGCAAGGTGTTACATCTCTCTGGAGAGGAAATTTGGCCAACGTTATAAGATATTTTCCAACTCAAGCATTCAATTTTGCTTTCAAGGACTACTTTAAGAGGATGTTCCCTAAGTACAACCAGAAGACTGATTTTTGGAAGTTTTTCGGCGCTAACCTTGCTTCAGGCGGTTTGGCCGGAGCTagttcattattaatagtttACCCTCTCGATTTCGCAAGGACAAGATTAGCAAGTGATGTTGGTAAGGGAGCAAAAAGAGAGTTTACTGGATTGTTGGACTGCTTATTAAAGATTCAAAGGAGCACTGGTGTGCTTTCTCTCTACAAGGGGTTTTTAGTCTCCGTTCAGGGGATTGTTGTTTATAGAGGAGCCTATTTTGGTATGTACGATAGTGCCAAGACTGTGTTTTTTGGAGAAAATGAGAAGAACGCTAATATCTTTTTCAAGTGGTCAATAGCTCAGTCCGTTACCATCATGGCTGGACTGGCTTCATATCCCCTTGATACTGTCAGAAGAAGGATGATGATGATGTCTGGCAAGAAGGCTACCTCTGAGATAATGTACGCAAACAGCCTTGACTGCTTCGTTAAAATGATGAAACATGAGGGTCTTGGTGGATTCTACAAGGGTGCTTTCGCCAACATTCTTCGTGGCATGGGTGGAGCTCTTGTTCTCGTATTTTACGATGAATTACAGAAATTACTAAAATAA
- a CDS encoding cysteine proteinase, putative (1 probable transmembrane helix predicted for TA11565 by TMHMM2.0 at aa 43-65;~Signal anchor predicted for TA11565 by SignalP 2.0 HMM (Signal peptide probability 0.000, signal anchor probability 0.983) with cleavage site probability 0.000 between residues 61 and 62), whose product MEDVETVKVDALERVDTESVLNYDTVLERKPLRSNVASFLKRYSAVLVILTAVLLFTVTFAAIALSSGRSAIRKNKELLSVEFEKLQFDNFVTIKGERQEDFPRLVAEVLYKVAVEFDPKEEALIYVHFNDFNKHHDRKHNNYRHKKASYNNFRNNLNDINEHNSKPNMSYTKSMNHFGDVSPKDFMKKYTKKVILNLPKDHVSPYNNNRPMSVDLRNHGVMTPVKCQGENELSWPYSAVAVAESFVKKTSQKTVSLSEKQLVECVTDKKSVNNPFLGYKYLKDLGLFQSEVIDKSPSKCPAMEGERFKVPSYSYSYEPDLVALLLNAGPLTVPVSVSPEWQFYADGTLNVCGAELNHYLTLVGVSFDEKGNHWILKNSYGEDWGKKGYLLLTRNSKEYADDCGLTSFAVYAV is encoded by the coding sequence ATGGAAGACGTAGAAACGGTAAAAGTCGACGCTTTGGAGCGTGTTGACACTGAATCTGTCCTTAATTATGACACGGTACTGGAAAGGAAGCCATTGCGCAGCAATGTCGCCTCGTTCCTAAAAAGATATAGTGCCGTTCTCGTCATTTTGACAGCAGTGCTATTGTTTACCGTCACATTTGCAGCAATAGCATTGTCATCAGGCAGAAGCGCAATCAGAAAAAACAAAGAACTCTTGTCAGTAGAATTTGAAAAGCTTCAATTCGATAACTTTGTAACCATCAAAGGAGAAAGGCAAGAAGACTTCCCAAGATTAGTAGCTGAAGTTCTCTACAAAGTCGCCGTTGAATTCGACCCAAAAGAAGAAGCCTTGATATACGTACACTTCAATGATTTCAACAAACACCACGATAGGAAACACAACAACTACAGACACAAGAAAGCATCTTACAACAACTTCAGAAATAATCTTAATGATATAAACGAACATAACTCAAAGCCAAACATGTCATACACCAAGAGCATGAACCACTTCGGAGATGTATCACCCAAGGATTTCATGAAGAAGTACACCAAAAAAGTCATTTTGAACCTACCAAAGGATCATGTATCTCCATATAACAACAACAGGCCAATGTCAGTTGACCTCAGAAACCATGGTGTAATGACCCCAGTCAAGTGCCAAGGTGAAAACGAACTGTCATGGCCATATTCAGCAGTAGCAGTCGCCGAGTCGTTCGTTAAAAAGACCTCACAGAAAACCGTATCCTTAAGCGAAAAACAATTAGTAGAGTGTGTAACAGACAAGAAATCAGTAAACAATCCATTCTTGGGTTACAAATACCTTAAGGACTTGGGTCTGTTCCAATCAGAAGTCATAGACAAATCGCCATCCAAGTGCCCAGCAATGGAAGGAGAAAGATTCAAAGTACCATCATACTCATACTCGTATGAGCCAGATTTGGTGGCACTCTTGTTGAATGCAGGACCCCTCACAGTACCAGTATCAGTCAGCCCTGAATGGCAATTCTACGCCGACGGAACCTTGAATGTGTGTGGAGCTGAATTGAACCACTACCTAACCCTAGTAGGTGTCAGCTTTGATGAAAAAGGAAACCACTGGATACTCAAAAATTCCTACGGTGAAGATTGGGGTAAGAAGGGATACCTACTTTTGACTCGCAATAGCAAGGAATACGCAGATGATTGTGGATTGACATCCTTTGCAGTATACGCAGTATAA
- a CDS encoding nima-related protein kinase, putative has protein sequence MTSGYERIANYTVVNRIGSGRFGEVFLVRHKHTGQLFCWKVVAYKGLSDKEKQQLVMEVNVIRELNHPNIVRYIDRMIDKRRQLLYILMEYCDAGDLGENMRQFYKHYKLVNEQVIFDIALQLIFALAYCHNCKSGTKTGKVLHRDLKPQNILLSTKHNKDGNKSYVCKIGDFGLCRQIGMSSFANSCVGTPYYWCPELLLSNTKSYDDKMDIWALGCVLYELSSGKTPFHYTTTLPELTQEMKQGVPLPLEFRSNKLNSLLSFLLQKDPNKRASALQLLGYSFWTEPPIDLFITTLSKSDYENFMKHKASQENKIQEESDSKLTKDWYTLLVKAAREGRKNHDKESRLKNDKSIKSLVNLSNFHDVYGTQDQESRPKFTTKPYSFKNNINILEYVKKFQDSLEQTKTDPECSKLKNTMSTPIKRNQTTNTQEISSIETRISKIESDFSNDSTDTKIPKYETYRINENNRNPNELIFKINRLL, from the exons ATGACATCAGGATACGAAAGAATCGCAAATTATACAGTAGTCAACAGAATAGGCTCAGGCCGATTCGGAGAAGTATTCCTAGTCAGGCATAAG CATACAGGACAATTATTTTGCTGGAAGGTAGTGGCATATAAAGGACTGAGCGATAAAGAAAAGCAACAGCTAGTAATGGAAGTCAATGTGATAAGAGAATTGAACCACCCAAACATAGTGAGATATATCGATAGAATGATCGATAAAAGAAGGCAATTGctgtatattttaatggAATACTGCGATGCGGGAGATTTGGGAGAAAACATGAGACAGTTCTACAAACATTACAAACTAGTAAACGAACAAGTTATATTCGATATAGCACTCCAACTAATATTCGCACTGGCATACTGCCATAACTGCAAATCag GAACCAAAACGGGGAAAGTGCTACACCGAGATCTCAAACCCCAAAACATCTTACTTTCAACAAAACATAATAAGGATGGAAACAAAAGCTATGTCTGTAAAATAGGAGATTTTGGACTATGCAGGCAAATAGGAATGAGCTCATTCGCAAACTCATGTGTAGGCACGCCCTATTATTGGTGCCCAGAACTGTTGTTATCCAATACAAAAAGTTACGACGACAAAATGGATATTTGGGCACTAGGATGTGTTCTTTATGAACTTTCCTCAGGAAAGACACCTTTTCATTATACTACAACACTACCGGAACTGACGCAGGAAATGAAACAGGGAGTGCCACTTCCACTAGAATTCAGAAGTAACAAACTCAACTCACTCCTATCATTCCTGCTACAAAAAGATCCTAACAAGAGAGCAAGTGCACTGCAACTTCTGGGATATAGTTTCTGGACCGAACCACCGATAGATTTGTTCATTACAACACTGTCCAAGTCAGATTATGAAAACTTTATGAAGCATAAAGCATCGCAAGAAAACAAGATACAAGAAGAAAGTGATAGTAAACTCACAAAAGATTGGTACACACTACTGGTGAAAGCAGCAAGAGAAGGAAGAAAAAATCATGATAAAGAAAGTAGActtaaaaatgataaatcaataaagagtttagtaaatttatcaaattttcATGATGTGTACGGAACACAGGATCAGGAATCAAGACCCAAATTTACAACCAAGCCATATAGCTTCAAAAACAATATCAATATTCTAGAATACgtaaaaaaatttcaagACTCGTTAGAACAGACAAAAACAGATCCGGAATGCTCGAAACTTAAGAATACAATGAGTACTCCAATAAAGAGAAATCAAACAACAAATACACAGGAAATATCTAGCATAGAAACAAGAATCTCCAAAATAGAAAGCGATTTTTCAAACGATAGTACAGATACGAAAATTCCTAAATATGAAACTTATagaattaatgaaaataataggAATCCAAACGAACtgatttttaaaattaatcgACTTCTGTAA
- a CDS encoding pyruvate kinase, putative has translation MILLFSTTLLLFKRDRFAIISHSILLSIIFYNIRFISGVTNYTSLGKYAYLPRSSMQPEKKYSEENTNYKVRNIKRNIYEVKAPFDKEHAIEYFSSCLKASCKTFEPREIPEGEILTLTKQVATLGPATNNAESIKSLFDAGVDVFRLNFSHDSRLSKYLVSKTIRQLEVTEPPQNYPFNEKFVIEHKSILGDIQGPKLRIGKFMPNLDVPGVLPGSKGCEFVELKAGDLFTFDAYDVLGSKSRVQLDFPEILKELKVGDKILLDDGNLSMTVVSTNPEEPSVTAEVKNDYKLSSRKGFSVPNVVLPIEFLDEKDVKDAIFCLGIGVDFLGVSFVQNKSDILYLINILNDFYTSDYYQQLKERLDNLDVEVFDANREDTIVEDILSRYYNQSYLPKKDIFKTVLPKENLSGVGIIPKIEKQAALDDIHEILKVSDGLMVARGDLGIETDLANLPIVQKRLIQLCRVVYRKPCIVATQMLETMRSSPTPTRAEVSDVSNAVFDGADAVMLSAESATGHYPKASVNVQRRVLFTTEMDPYFPTMQIIKEMLIDENLISSIKSQRPHLYKKMDNLLNIDIHHYNEYLKSKSHLKKCLDDVADIFAYNDVDVIGIHCDDGLEFLQWISSQRYMIPIVVVTSNPTLSRHSQLTWGVKSHFLPRGADPLEFFKYVVKQYPIPIKDAVYLQSRDNKIESYQVLKLE, from the coding sequence atGATTTTACTTTTTTCAACCACCCTGTTGTTGTTTAAAAGGGATCGTTTCGCTATAATAAGTCATTCTATTTTGTTGTCTATCATCTTTTATAACATTCGCTTCATCAGCGGAGTGACCAATTACACATCATTAGGTAAATATGCCTACCTTCCACGATCATCTATGCAACCGGAGAAGAAATACAGTGAAGAGAATACCAACTATAAAGTCAGAAATATAAAAAGGAATATATATGAAGTTAAGGCGCCATTCGATAAGGAGCACGCAATAGAATACTTTTCAAGCTGCTTAAAGGCATCATGTAAGACTTTTGAGCCCAGAGAAATCCCGGAAGGGGAAATATTGACATTAACTAAGCAGGTCGCAACACTAGGGCCTGCAACAAATAATGCAGAAtcaataaaatcattattcGATGCAGGCGTGGATGTATTCAGACTCAATTTTTCTCATGACTCAAGGTTATCTAAATATCTGGTTTCTAAAACCATAAGGCAACTGGAAGTAACTGAACCACCCCAAAATTATCCATTTAACGAGAAGTTTGTTATAGAACACAAATCTATACTAGGAGACATACAAGGCCCTAAACTAAGAATTGGAAAATTTATGCCTAATTTGGATGTGCCTGGAGTTTTACCAGGGAGTAAAGGTTGTGAATTTGTTGAATTGAAGGCAGGAGATTTGTTCACGTTCGATGCCTACGATGTTTTGGGAAGCAAAAGCAGAGTCCAGCTGGATTTCCCAGAAATTTTGAAGGAACTAAAGGTGGGTGACAAGATCCTACTGGATGACGGAAATTTGTCCATGACTGTAGTTTCAACAAATCCGGAAGAACCTTCCGTTACAGCTGAAgttaaaaatgattataaGCTTTCTAGCAGAAAGGGCTTTTCAGTGCCAAATGTAGTTTTACCAATAGAGTTTCTGGACGAAAAGGACGTTAAGGATGCAATATTCTGTCTGGGGATTGGAGTTGACTTCCTCGGAGTGAGTTTCGTCCAGAACAAGTCCGACATTCTGTACTTGataaacattttaaatgatttttatACATCTGACTATTACCAACAACTTAAGGAAAGACTAGATAACCTTGACGTGGAGGTTTTCGACGCAAATCGTGAGGACACAATTGTTGAGGATATTCTAAGTAGGTACTATAACCAGTCTTACCTTCCCAAAAAGGATATTTTCAAAACTGTGTTACCGAAAGAAAATCTTTCAGGAGTGGGaataattccaaaaattgaaaaacAGGCTGCTCTTGACGACATTCATGAAATTCTCAAGGTTTCAGACGGGCTCATGGTTGCTAGAGGTGATTTGGGCATAGAAACTGACCTAGCCAATTTACCAATAGTACAAAAGAGGCTGATTCAGCTTTGTAGAGTAGTATATCGGAAACCATGCATAGTTGCGACCCAAATGTTGGAGACTATGAGATCATCACCAACTCCGACGAGGGCCGAAGTCTCAGACGTATCAAATGCAGTTTTTGATGGAGCCGATGCAGTTATGTTATCGGCAGAATCTGCAACTGGTCATTACCCTAAGGCAAGTGTGAACGTCCAGAGGAGGGTTTTATTCACCACAGAAATGGATCCATACTTCCCTACCATGCAGATTATTAAAGAAATGTTAATAGACGAGAATCTCATATCATCAATAAAGTCTCAAAGGCCTCACTTGTATAAAAAGATGGACAACTTACTGAATATTGATATACACCACTATAACGAGTACTTGAAGTCAAAGTCGCACTTGAAGAAGTGTCTCGACGATGTAGCCGACATTTTCGCCTACAACGACGTGGATGTCATTGGTATCCACTGCGATGACGGGCTTGAGTTTCTACAGTGGATATCTAGTCAAAGGTATATGATCCCCATTGTTGTGGTAACCAGCAATCCCACTCTTTCGAGGCACTCTCAGCTCACCTGGGGAGTAAAGTCGCACTTTTTGCCCAGGGGTGCTGACCCTCTGGAGTTTTTCAAGTATGTTGTAAAGCAGTATCCCATTCCAATCAAAGATGCCGTCTATTTACAGAGTAGGGACAACAAAATCGAATCCTATCAAGTTTTAAAACTAGAATAA